GAAGCAACCAGATTCAGCCAGGCGGCGTTTCTGGTTTCTTTTATTTTCTGATTCACGGCGGTATCGATGACGTTACTTAAATTGTTTAGCTTGCTGCTTAGTTGGGCACAAGTCTGTTCAATCTGCCGGTTGGCTTGGTTTTCGGTTTCGTGGAGTATTTTAATGATGACGGCACGGAGCTTATCTTGGTTTTGGTTGAGGAAAGTTTCAATGTCCGGTTCGGATTGCTGTTGAATCGAGACCTTCCAATTGTGGGTTGTTTCCTCTATTTGTGACCGGAACTCGTTCAGTAATTCAGTTTGGCCAGTTTTAAGTTGCTCTTCCAAGATTTCCATCATGGTGTATACCACCATGATGGGGTCTTTCGGGCTGATCGGTATCCCATTTTTCTCCAATATGGTCGCCCGTATCATTTTAAGCTTGTCTTCCATAAGCTATCTCACTACCCAGTCAAACCAGGTTAGCCTGGTCAATGGCCGCGAATAGGGTTTCAGCAATGACTTTTAATCGTTGACGCTCAAAAATTGAAAATGATTCGTCGGCAATGGCTTCATCAAAGGTCAGCTGTTTTTCCAACATATCGGCCAAATCCTTCCCTTGCAAGGCCGGGTCTAATTCCGGAATACGGATGATGGCCGAGATTCTGGCACGGTGGGTTTTATAAGCTTTCAACTCTTCAAATGCTTTGCCTTGATAATTGACTTCTCCCCAAAACGGATTAAGCCAAATGACAAATTCTGCCTGTTCCGGGAACTGTTCGGCCAAGGCATCAAAACCGTTGATGGTGTGTTTCAGATTTTGGCCCCCGACGACCGAGGTATGAATAACGATACGGTGGCCGGCTTGATGCAGCATCTCGATCAATTGGTTGGCTAGAATATAAGAACAGAGCGGTACGAAACCGTTGGCGCCAACATCCAGTAACACGTCTTGTTCAGTTGCAATGACTTGTTCAAACAGTTGGTCGAATCGCCGTTTGTCGATGTCGTCCTTGCGCATGATCTCGAATTTTTCCGCCCCCAAGCGTTTGAAGCCGAACAAGGTGGCGTTGATCGGGTCGGTATCGAATATGGTCAAAGGCTGTTGCTGTCTTTGGTAGTACATGGCCAACATCAGGGCGAGAAAGCTTTTCCCGACTCCCCCTTTGCCTTGCAGACTGAAATGTATGGTTGCCATCAGAGTAAATCCTCTTCGTTAGGGGATGAGTTAAATACAAAAGATCGTGATTGCTTAGCTGTCGCAATGATCGGTTTTTTATCCGGCCCGGCCGGTTTTGTCCGTTTGGCAAGCGGTAGAGAATGTGAAGATTGCTTATTAGCTTGCGCAGAGCTGGGCATTTTGGCCGTCGTCGGTTGGTCCAAATATTCCCGGCAATATTGCAAAAATGTTCGGTAGCTGCACCGGATGATGCCGTGATCCAGTAAGACTTGCCATACAAACTGAATCGGCAACTTGGCTTCGATAACCAATGCGGCCACATCGTCTCGGATGCTGAGGAATTTTGCCTTGTGTGCAGATTTGGAGCGTTTTGATTCCCGGCTATCCCGCTTAACAGCCTCAGCCAATACTAGGCTGACAATTTTTGATGGAGTAGAAGCCATATTGTCGGTACTAATAAATACAAAACAAGTTCAAAACAATATTAAACAAATATCTATTATTGGTAATTCTACATCATCTAACAATGGTTTGCACTTTTTTCCTGGCGTAAAAAATCCGGCAAATTTAGTTTGACTAAATTTGGTTTTAAATTACTTATATTTTATATTAGAATCGTAACTATAAATGCTGGGCAAGATAGGTAATGTGACGTATCAATGTCCCATTACTTCCTTATTCGCCTTGCTCAACGGGTATCTTGCTCTGCGAGGCTGGGCAACTACCGTTGCCTCATGGTTCAAACACCAGGAAAGATGATGGGAACTAATAAGCGGAAGTATTCCAAGCGGATTCAAGTGGTCGTCAGTGATGATGAGTTTGCAAAAATAGCCGAAGCGGCCGAGTCGGTAGGACTCAGCCATTCGGCCTATTTGCGTGAACTGGGTTTGGGCTATGCTCCGGCACCGGTTTACGATTTGGAAGCTGTAGAACAGATGATGAAGTTGAATGCTGACCAAGGTCGCCTGGGTGGTCTCATCAAGATGTGGTTGAGTAATGATGAACGCTTGCTGATGTTTGAACGTGAGTCATTAAGCAAGGCTATTTTCGGTGTGTTGAAACAGATCGAAGAGCTTCAGGGGGAGTTATTAGAGGTGGTTAAGATGCGCCGAATTTTAGCCGCTAAAAAAAGGTTCTGAGCATGATTGCCAAAAAAATCCCGATGCGCAATGTTAGGTTGAGCAGTTTTGCTGATTTGGTTACGTATTTGTCATCCAGTCAAGGCATCCATAACCGGGTCGGCAAAATCGCCCTACATAATTTCCAGGTGGAAAATGTAGATTTTGCCGTACAGGATGTGTTGCGGGTGCAAGACTACAATAAAAGCACAAAGGCGGATAAAACCTATCATTTGCTGGTTTCGTTTGCTGACGGGGAGAACCTGTCTGATGAGCAGCTGGCACGGATTGAGCAAAGTATGGTGGAGGCACTGGGTTACGGTGAGCATCAGCGGATCTCGGTGGTGCATCGTGATACCGATAATCTGCATTTTCATGTTGCCATTAATAAAATTCACCCGCAGAAAAAAACTGTTCACGAACCCTATCGGGATTTTAAAGTGTTGGGTGAGCAGTGTCGTAAGTTTGAAATTGCATTGGGTTTGCAGCGGGTAGGGCGCGGCGGCGGCAATCGTGCTGGTATCGATATGGAGGAGATGTCGGGTCTGGAAAGCCTGCTGGGTTGGGTCAGACGTAATGTTGCCGACGGCTTGCGCAAGGCGCAGTCTTGGGAACAGTTGCATCAGATGGTTTTGGAAAATGGTTTAGAGCTGAAACAACGCGGCAACGGCTTGGTTTTTGGTGCCGGCGGGGTCTGGGTCAAGGCCAGTAGTGTTGATCGGGAATTTTCCAAAGCCAAATTGGAACAAAAACTGGGTGCATACCGCCCGCCGCCAGTCGATTTGGCGCGGCCGCCGGTTAAGGCCCGGTATGAAAAAAAACCCTATTCCCGAACCGATACCAGCCGTTTGTATGCCGCCTACCAGGCCGAGCGCAGCAAAACCGAGCGCCGTCGTCGCGAACAACTGGAAGATTTGATGTATGAACGCGATCGGGATATACGGTCGATTAAGGCTAAATACGAATTCAGAATCCGCTTGGCCAAATTGGGTGGGCGGCGTAACCGAACGGTACTCCGTATTTTGTCCAGTCAACGGCGGTTGGAGTTGCAAAGCCGTCGCAGCCAGTACCGTTGGCAGTGTCAATCGGTTTATCAGCAGCACAAACAGCAAACCTGGGCCGACTGGTTGAAGCGGCAGGCGGCCGCCGGTAACGCCGAGGCTTTGCAGGCATTGCGCGACCGGGGAAAACAAGCAGTGTATCGCGGTAACCAGTTTCAAGGTCGGGAAGAGGGCGGCGGTTTGGCAGAAATGCGGGTAGATACTGTGACCAAAAAGGGTACGGTGGTTTACGAGCAGGACGGCTATACTATTCGGGATGCGGGTCAAACGCTGCATTTGGCGGATATTCCGGCTGATCCGGCGGTAGAAAAGGCGTTGCGTTTGGCAATGGCCAAATACGGTCGGCGTCTGAAGGTAGAGGGGACGCAGGACTTCCGTCAGAAGGTTGCCCGTATTGCGGCAGCGGCTGGTTTGGGTGTTGAGTTTACCGATCCGCTTCTCGAGCAAAGTTTCCAACAATACAAACAGAGGTATGTCGATGTCAGAGCAGGAACACACAGCGGACTTGAA
This Eikenella exigua DNA region includes the following protein-coding sequences:
- a CDS encoding conjugal transfer protein TraL, which gives rise to MATIHFSLQGKGGVGKSFLALMLAMYYQRQQQPLTIFDTDPINATLFGFKRLGAEKFEIMRKDDIDKRRFDQLFEQVIATEQDVLLDVGANGFVPLCSYILANQLIEMLHQAGHRIVIHTSVVGGQNLKHTINGFDALAEQFPEQAEFVIWLNPFWGEVNYQGKAFEELKAYKTHRARISAIIRIPELDPALQGKDLADMLEKQLTFDEAIADESFSIFERQRLKVIAETLFAAIDQANLV
- a CDS encoding TraK family protein — its product is MASTPSKIVSLVLAEAVKRDSRESKRSKSAHKAKFLSIRDDVAALVIEAKLPIQFVWQVLLDHGIIRCSYRTFLQYCREYLDQPTTAKMPSSAQANKQSSHSLPLAKRTKPAGPDKKPIIATAKQSRSFVFNSSPNEEDLL
- a CDS encoding plasmid mobilization protein; this translates as MVQTPGKMMGTNKRKYSKRIQVVVSDDEFAKIAEAAESVGLSHSAYLRELGLGYAPAPVYDLEAVEQMMKLNADQGRLGGLIKMWLSNDERLLMFERESLSKAIFGVLKQIEELQGELLEVVKMRRILAAKKRF
- the traI gene encoding TraI/MobA(P) family conjugative relaxase produces the protein MIAKKIPMRNVRLSSFADLVTYLSSSQGIHNRVGKIALHNFQVENVDFAVQDVLRVQDYNKSTKADKTYHLLVSFADGENLSDEQLARIEQSMVEALGYGEHQRISVVHRDTDNLHFHVAINKIHPQKKTVHEPYRDFKVLGEQCRKFEIALGLQRVGRGGGNRAGIDMEEMSGLESLLGWVRRNVADGLRKAQSWEQLHQMVLENGLELKQRGNGLVFGAGGVWVKASSVDREFSKAKLEQKLGAYRPPPVDLARPPVKARYEKKPYSRTDTSRLYAAYQAERSKTERRRREQLEDLMYERDRDIRSIKAKYEFRIRLAKLGGRRNRTVLRILSSQRRLELQSRRSQYRWQCQSVYQQHKQQTWADWLKRQAAAGNAEALQALRDRGKQAVYRGNQFQGREEGGGLAEMRVDTVTKKGTVVYEQDGYTIRDAGQTLHLADIPADPAVEKALRLAMAKYGRRLKVEGTQDFRQKVARIAAAAGLGVEFTDPLLEQSFQQYKQRYVDVRAGTHSGLETIDGVGSRDGIGSIDGAAGIEGTRIISGERNDVGSRDDRVDGAVRSGAHTQFDDLGRVGVGAASPFAEGDDGLRGMSERRLKQSRAAQLADLVQQYIDEREEKRQKGFDIVHHRRYNATDAGWLIFNGIREVGGHPIGLFKPAHRDEVVVLGLSDYARRRLGKLKLGSEVTINKIGQVRIGKGRNK